The Mesotoga sp. UBA6090 sequence AATTAAAGATCAAGTATCCGGCATAAACGCCAGCAACTGCAAGAGACATAAGAGGTACAAACCCCGTGAAGAAAGCGAACACTCCAAAAACAATCATATTAGTTGAGCATATGCCGTCAAGTCCATCCACCATATTATAGGCGTTAACCGTTCCTGCAAAGATGATGGAGAGTATTATCGAATCAACTGTCGAAAAACCGTAGATTATGAATGCCACGGCGAATCCGACTAGGACTTCCACTGTCAGTCTGATCTTTGGTGATATGCTTCTTATGTCGTCCGCAAAGCCTAGAGCCCACATGATGATTATTGCGGGGAAGAATTCAGGACTCTGAATTAGCCAAGGAACAAGCGCAAGGAGAATCGCAGTTCCACCCACATAGCTAATCGGTTTTTCGTGGGGCTTTAGAGTACCCGAAGGCCTGTCTACTAGATCTAGTTCTAAGCCAACCCTCCGAAAAAGGAAACATAGTACGGCTGAAAGAACTAAAGCGTAGACAAAAGCCATCATCAGTTGTACTCCAAAGCCTTTTCAATAGTGTGAGCAACGAACTGCTGTTCTTCTTCAGACAGATTATTGAAGAAAGGGATAGCAACCGTTCTTCTTGCAAGCTCTTCAGTTACAGGAAACATGCCATTCTTGAATCCGAACTTTGTCATATAAAAGGGTTGAAGATGGATAGGTCTGAAATAGTCTCTGCACTGAACGCCATTGTCAATAAGGTGTCTCATGAAGTTATCTCTCTCTATCTTTTCATCAAGCCTTATGACATATACGAACCAGCCGATACTTGTAGCATAATCTGCCACAAAGGGAGTCTCTACTCCATCAATCTTTGAAAGCAATTTCTCGTATCTGTCGGCCACTCTCTGCCGCTTTGCCAGAATTTCATCAATCCTTTTCAGCTGCTCTATACCCAGTGCTGCCGACATCTCGTCCATCCGATAATTGTAGCCCAACCTCACATGTTCAAGCCAATTCTCTGATGCGCCTCTTCCCTGATTTCTCATGCTTTTCGATAATTCGGCAATTTTGCTGTCGTCAGTAACAATTATTCCGCCTTCTCCAGTTGTGATTTGCTTGTTTGGATAGAATGCAAATGCACCTGCGAGACCGAAAGTACCGGTTCTCCGCCCCATAAAGGAGCTTCCCAGCGCCTCACAAGAATCCTCTACGATTTTTACGCCATGTCTATTACAGACACCTTCTATCCCGTCCCATTCAAGGGGGTGACCAAAAATATCGACAGCCATGAAAACATCAGGAATGAAGGGTCTTAACTTGATTTGACCTGTATTCAGACCGTTTTTCGAGTAATAACCTAGAGCGTCTTCCAACGTCTCTGGAGAGATGTTGTATGTTGCCTCGTCAATATCTGCGAAAACAGGAACGGCACCTTCGTATATTGCAACATTGGCTGAAGACACAAAAGTGAATGAACTTGTGATTACCGTCTGGCCCTGTTTCAAGTTGAGAGATCGAACAATGAGATGAAGGGCGCTGGTCCCGCTGTTAACTGCAACCGCATGTTCGACCCCGATATATTCTGCGAATCTTTCTTCAAACTCTGCAACTTTAGGGCCGATAGATAAGATTCCACTACTCATGAGATCGGTAACAGCGGTGATTTCCTTTTCAGTCACGTCGGGTTTGGAAAGGGGAATGAACATTACTTCACCTCCTGGGGAGATTTAGAAAAGAGAGAGAGTAGAAGACCTAGCATAAATGACCACAGCGCAGCCAAACCAACCTGAAAGTCCTTCGGCAATACGAATGTAAGTGTGTGGGCCGGTATCCAGAACCACACCAAAGACAACAGAGCCTTGTCAAGGTTCTTCCAATTCCTGATCTGAAGAACAAGATTATCAAGCAACCTATGGAAAATGACTAAGAAAACTCCAAATTGAAGATTCATTGATAGAGAACGAGTGATTGCATTTAGGAGTACGTTTTCTAAAAAGACTCGTGGCAGGATTCTGTTTATCACTAAAGAAGATACGAATCCTTCGTAACCGATGAACGCAATTTTTATGAAGATCGCCAGGAAAGCCCATTCTAGTGCCTTCAAAACCATTAGGGAAAAAGAGAAGTTTGCCTTAGAACCTGCAATCTTTACACTGACACAATCGCCTAGAGTGCCGAGAATCGAGAACTGAATCATTGCAGAAATAAAGGGAAAGTCCCTGCCGAATTCAACATACCATCTCATCGAAAATCACACCCGGCACTTATTTTAACTGTGGCATCGTCAACTATTTCGGCCGTTATTTTGTTCAGCTCTTCAAAATCGTTGTTATCAACGGCTACCCTAAGGCGACTGGCTATCGAAAGTAAGGTCTTTTCATCCATTGCTTCCTTTGTCTTGAGGCGGAAAATCTTTGGATGCTTCGTCTGAATAAATTCTTCGTTTGAAAGGACAAGTTCCTCGAATAATTTCTCGCCTGGTCGAACTCCTGTGTACTTTATTTCTATTTCTTGCTGGGGCACGTATCCTGCCAGTGTGATCATCTCGTTTGCAAGAGAAGAGATCTTGACGGGTTCTCCCATATCTAGCACGAAAACATCTCCTCCTCCGGAGTAAGCTCCTGCCTGAAGCACAAGCGATACAGCTTCTGGGATAGTCATAAAGTATCTAGTCATTCTGGGATCAGTCACTGTAACAGGACCGCCCGACTGAATTTGTTTCTTGAAAAGAGGAATCACGCTCCCACGGCTCCCCAAAACATTTCCGAATCTCACTATACCGAATTTCGTTTTGCTCCTTGATGAAATCGATCTAACGAACTCTTCGGCGATTCTTTTCGAAACTCCCATAACCGAACTTGGCTTCACTGCCTTATCAGTTGAGATAACGACCATAGTTTTAACGCCGAATTCGCTCGCCAAACCTGCAATGTTGTAAGTGCCAAGTGAATTCACCCGGAATGCCTCGGTCGGATTTTCCTCCATCAGAGGTACATGTTTGTGAGCGGCGGCGTGGAAGACAACTTCGGGTTTCATCGTCTCAAAGATATACCTCATTCTTGATGAATCGGCGACATCACAGATCAGTTGACATAGGTCGAGATCAGGGAACAATGAGCCTATCTCTCGCCTTATCTCATAGATGCTGTTTTCTCCCTTTCCAGCTAGCAGGAGTCTCCTGGGTTCGAGAGGAGCTATCTGACGACACAATTCGCTCCCAATGCTTCCTCCGGCGCCGGTTATTAGCACGGTTCTTCCAACTATGTAGTCCTTGAGTGAACCCAAATCTATTTGAACGGTCTCCCTTCCAAGGAGGTCTTCAATGTTTATCTCTCTCAAATATCCCAGTTTGGCCTTGCCGTCCATTATCTCTGTTATGCTTGGTAGAGTCTGGACTTTCACTTTTTCCACATCAATTCTCGAAAAGATTCTCCTCAGAGTGGCGGCATCGGCAGAGGGGATCGCGATAATTATCTTTCCGACTCCCATCTTGTCAACCAAATCCATGATTTCATTTGTATTGCCGAGTACGGGAATTCCGCGAATTCTCTTTCGAAGCTTTCGAGGCGAGTCATCTATGAAACCAACAACAAATCCATGTTCAGGATGACGGGACAATTCCTCGGCTATAGAAGTTCCGGCGTCACCGGCTCCCACTATTAAGACTCTCTCTGCGGAAGAGACAATCTGATGGTTCCTACTCAGGATACTCAGCCAGACAATTCTTGACCATATTATGAGAAATACCGAGATGATAGCTGCCATAGTAGATACTGTGAAGGGCACTGTAAGAAACTTCACGTTGAACAGATTTAGAAGTC is a genomic window containing:
- a CDS encoding glycosyltransferase family 4 protein, translated to MMAFVYALVLSAVLCFLFRRVGLELDLVDRPSGTLKPHEKPISYVGGTAILLALVPWLIQSPEFFPAIIIMWALGFADDIRSISPKIRLTVEVLVGFAVAFIIYGFSTVDSIILSIIFAGTVNAYNMVDGLDGICSTNMIVFGVFAFFTGFVPLMSLAVAGVYAGYLIFNFPPARLFMGDQGSYIAGTFVGTLLIQSWGSQNFVRIAAICWPVVLDLFVGFLRRSIAKKSPFAGDRDHYYDKIFKLSGNRKKVTLLISTGIALSYAFVGAFIPVIFIPPVLLAASLVQIFSLGSLHSTT
- a CDS encoding DegT/DnrJ/EryC1/StrS family aminotransferase, producing the protein MFIPLSKPDVTEKEITAVTDLMSSGILSIGPKVAEFEERFAEYIGVEHAVAVNSGTSALHLIVRSLNLKQGQTVITSSFTFVSSANVAIYEGAVPVFADIDEATYNISPETLEDALGYYSKNGLNTGQIKLRPFIPDVFMAVDIFGHPLEWDGIEGVCNRHGVKIVEDSCEALGSSFMGRRTGTFGLAGAFAFYPNKQITTGEGGIIVTDDSKIAELSKSMRNQGRGASENWLEHVRLGYNYRMDEMSAALGIEQLKRIDEILAKRQRVADRYEKLLSKIDGVETPFVADYATSIGWFVYVIRLDEKIERDNFMRHLIDNGVQCRDYFRPIHLQPFYMTKFGFKNGMFPVTEELARRTVAIPFFNNLSEEEQQFVAHTIEKALEYN
- a CDS encoding nucleoside-diphosphate sugar epimerase/dehydratase translates to MTKLSELSSFRRNLMLLILDSAIVYFAYVLGMYFRYGIFTLDEPQFFVNGIYFSIFIVASLILNGVYRIAWSYSYFRDYFIILRAVAVGYAVGFTAGRLLNLFNVKFLTVPFTVSTMAAIISVFLIIWSRIVWLSILSRNHQIVSSAERVLIVGAGDAGTSIAEELSRHPEHGFVVGFIDDSPRKLRKRIRGIPVLGNTNEIMDLVDKMGVGKIIIAIPSADAATLRRIFSRIDVEKVKVQTLPSITEIMDGKAKLGYLREINIEDLLGRETVQIDLGSLKDYIVGRTVLITGAGGSIGSELCRQIAPLEPRRLLLAGKGENSIYEIRREIGSLFPDLDLCQLICDVADSSRMRYIFETMKPEVVFHAAAHKHVPLMEENPTEAFRVNSLGTYNIAGLASEFGVKTMVVISTDKAVKPSSVMGVSKRIAEEFVRSISSRSKTKFGIVRFGNVLGSRGSVIPLFKKQIQSGGPVTVTDPRMTRYFMTIPEAVSLVLQAGAYSGGGDVFVLDMGEPVKISSLANEMITLAGYVPQQEIEIKYTGVRPGEKLFEELVLSNEEFIQTKHPKIFRLKTKEAMDEKTLLSIASRLRVAVDNNDFEELNKITAEIVDDATVKISAGCDFR